In Flavobacterium endoglycinae, one DNA window encodes the following:
- a CDS encoding polysaccharide biosynthesis protein: MFKNKILLITGGTGSFGNAVLSRFLETDHFKEIRIFSRDEKKQDDMRNRLKNNKLKFYIGDVRDYKSIERAMRGVDYVFHAAALKQVPSCEFFPLEATKTNVIGTQNVIDAAEENKVHKVICLSTDKAAYPINAMGISKALMEKVAVAASRNLQNTTVCLTRYGNVMASRGSVIPLFLSQIQEGKAITITDPKMTRFLMSLDEAVELVLFAFEHGNPGDLFVNKAPAGTIGDLAQALKELCNADNEIKVIGTRHGEKLYETLCTREEMLKAEDMGEFYRIPADNRDLNYAQYFSEGEEDISLIEDYHSHNTYQQNVEGMKKLLSTLPLIRKEVFGEDVPQMPG, translated from the coding sequence ATGTTTAAAAATAAAATATTATTAATAACAGGGGGCACTGGCTCTTTTGGGAATGCAGTATTAAGTAGATTTCTTGAGACAGATCATTTTAAAGAAATCCGTATTTTTTCTCGAGATGAAAAAAAACAAGATGATATGCGTAATCGATTAAAGAATAATAAACTTAAGTTTTACATTGGTGATGTAAGGGATTATAAAAGCATTGAACGTGCTATGCGTGGTGTTGATTATGTTTTTCATGCTGCAGCATTAAAGCAGGTGCCTTCGTGTGAATTCTTTCCCCTTGAAGCAACTAAAACTAATGTAATTGGGACGCAGAATGTTATTGATGCTGCGGAAGAAAATAAAGTACATAAAGTAATTTGTTTGAGTACAGATAAAGCAGCATATCCTATTAATGCAATGGGTATTTCTAAAGCACTTATGGAGAAAGTTGCCGTAGCTGCTTCAAGAAATTTACAGAATACTACAGTTTGTCTTACTAGATATGGAAATGTGATGGCTTCTCGTGGATCTGTAATACCGCTGTTTTTAAGTCAAATTCAGGAAGGAAAAGCAATTACTATTACTGACCCTAAAATGACTCGTTTTTTAATGTCACTTGATGAAGCAGTTGAATTAGTTTTATTCGCTTTTGAACATGGAAACCCGGGTGATCTCTTTGTTAATAAGGCTCCAGCAGGAACTATTGGTGATTTGGCCCAAGCATTGAAAGAACTTTGTAATGCCGATAATGAAATTAAAGTAATAGGGACACGTCATGGAGAAAAACTTTACGAAACATTATGTACTCGTGAAGAGATGCTTAAAGCAGAAGATATGGGAGAATTTTATAGAATTCCAGCTGATAATCGAGATTTAAATTATGCACAGTATTTTTCAGAAGGTGAAGAAGACATTTCTTTAATAGAGGATTATCACTCTCACAATACATATCAACAAAATGTTGAGGGGATGAAAAAATTGTTATCGACTTTACCATTAATAAGAAAAGAAGTTTTTGGAGAAGATGTTCCTCAGATGCCGGGATAA
- a CDS encoding polysaccharide biosynthesis C-terminal domain-containing protein, translating to MLKVGITGQAGFVGKHLFNAIGLHPKEFVLIDFKRHYFDDESKLNEFVSECDVIVHLAGMNRHNDPQTIYNTNIDLAKKIIKSLEFTDSRAHVIFSSSTQEENENLYGKSKKDSRELFVNWAKRSKGKFTGMIIPNVFGPFGHPNYNSVVATFSHKIARNEIPKIEVDNTIKLIYVGELVEVILEEIKKNEGNHLIQVKHTSECTVSKLLSLLNSYKEQYQDKGQIPVLDNKFELNLFNTYRCYIDFKEYFPVKFTQHADERGSFVEIIRLGVGGQVSFSTTVPGITRGNHFHTRKIERFAVIKGKALIQLRRIDSDEILEFYLDGDNPAYVDMPIWYTHNIKNIGSDILYTNFWINEFFDPNDPDTYLLEV from the coding sequence ATGCTAAAAGTTGGAATAACCGGACAAGCGGGATTTGTTGGTAAACATTTATTTAATGCAATTGGACTTCATCCAAAAGAATTTGTTCTAATAGATTTTAAAAGACATTATTTTGATGACGAATCTAAATTAAATGAGTTTGTGTCAGAATGTGATGTTATTGTCCATCTTGCAGGTATGAATAGACACAACGATCCTCAAACGATTTATAATACAAATATTGATTTAGCAAAAAAAATAATCAAGTCACTGGAATTTACAGATAGTAGAGCTCATGTTATTTTCTCTTCTTCAACTCAGGAAGAAAATGAAAATTTGTATGGTAAATCAAAAAAAGATAGCCGAGAACTATTTGTAAATTGGGCAAAAAGATCAAAAGGAAAATTTACAGGTATGATAATTCCTAATGTTTTTGGACCATTTGGCCATCCGAATTATAATTCTGTTGTCGCTACCTTTAGTCATAAAATAGCTAGAAATGAAATACCTAAAATTGAGGTTGATAATACAATTAAATTAATATATGTAGGAGAACTTGTAGAAGTTATTTTGGAAGAAATTAAGAAAAATGAAGGAAACCATCTGATACAAGTAAAACACACTTCTGAGTGTACTGTCTCTAAATTATTGTCATTACTAAATTCATATAAAGAGCAATATCAAGATAAAGGACAGATACCTGTTTTAGACAATAAGTTTGAGTTAAATTTATTCAATACTTATCGTTGTTATATTGATTTTAAAGAGTATTTTCCAGTAAAATTTACCCAACATGCTGATGAAAGAGGAAGTTTTGTTGAAATTATAAGACTAGGAGTAGGAGGACAAGTTTCTTTTTCGACAACAGTACCTGGAATAACTCGTGGAAACCATTTTCATACAAGAAAAATAGAGAGATTTGCTGTAATAAAAGGAAAAGCATTAATTCAATTACGACGAATTGATAGTGACGAAATTTTAGAATTTTATCTTGATGGGGATAATCCTGCTTATGTAGATATGCCTATATGGTATACTCACAATATTAAAAATATAGGCAGTGATATACTATATACTAATTTTTGGATCAATGAATTTTTTGATCCAAATGATCCTGATACTTATTTATTAGAGGTCTAA
- the wecB gene encoding non-hydrolyzing UDP-N-acetylglucosamine 2-epimerase — protein sequence MKKLKVMTVVGTRPEIIRLSRVMAALDKSDAIDHIIVHTGQNYDYELNQIFFEDLGIRKPDHFLNAAGVSAAETVGQILIKIDPLLELEQPDAFLVLGDTNSCLCAIPAKKRHIPIFHMEAGNRCFDQRVPEETNRKIVDHISDINLTYSDIAREYLLREGLSADRIIKTGSPMFEVLNHYINDIKSSDVLERLELEEGKFFVVSSHREENINSEQNFGGLIESLNLIAEKYNFPIIVSTHPRTRNMIDKKGITTHKNVKFLKPLGFNDYNALQMRAFAVLSDSGTISEESSILNFPALNIRDAHERPEAMEEASVMMVGLNPQRILQGLVLLQTQKTGSERNFRPVADYSMPNVSEKMVRIILSYTDYIKRVVWRE from the coding sequence ATGAAGAAATTAAAAGTTATGACGGTTGTTGGAACCCGTCCTGAGATTATAAGACTTTCACGTGTAATGGCGGCATTGGATAAATCAGATGCTATTGATCATATTATTGTACATACTGGTCAAAATTATGATTATGAATTAAACCAAATTTTTTTTGAAGATCTGGGTATAAGAAAGCCAGATCACTTCTTAAATGCTGCGGGAGTTTCTGCTGCAGAAACGGTAGGGCAGATTTTGATTAAAATTGATCCATTACTGGAACTTGAGCAACCTGATGCCTTTTTAGTTTTAGGTGATACTAATAGCTGTTTGTGTGCCATTCCTGCAAAAAAAAGACATATTCCTATTTTTCATATGGAGGCAGGAAATCGTTGCTTTGATCAAAGAGTTCCAGAGGAGACAAATCGAAAAATTGTAGATCATATTTCAGATATTAATCTTACTTATAGTGATATTGCCCGCGAATATTTATTGCGTGAAGGTTTATCTGCTGATAGAATTATAAAAACGGGATCACCAATGTTTGAAGTTTTAAATCATTATATCAATGATATAAAAAGTTCAGATGTGTTGGAAAGACTTGAACTTGAAGAAGGAAAATTTTTTGTAGTATCTTCTCACCGTGAAGAAAATATTAATAGCGAACAAAATTTTGGAGGACTCATTGAGAGTTTAAATTTGATTGCTGAAAAATATAATTTTCCTATAATTGTTAGTACACATCCTCGTACACGCAATATGATTGATAAAAAAGGCATAACCACGCATAAAAATGTTAAATTTTTAAAACCATTAGGATTCAATGATTACAATGCCTTGCAAATGAGAGCATTTGCTGTTTTGTCTGATAGTGGAACAATTTCTGAGGAATCATCAATATTAAATTTTCCAGCACTTAATATACGTGATGCACATGAACGACCAGAGGCTATGGAAGAAGCTTCTGTAATGATGGTTGGATTAAATCCTCAGCGAATCTTGCAAGGTCTTGTTCTGCTTCAAACTCAAAAAACAGGAAGTGAAAGAAATTTTAGACCAGTAGCAGACTATTCTATGCCAAATGTGTCAGAAAAAATGGTGCGAATTATTTTAAGTTATACCGACTATATCAAGAGAGTAGTCTGGAGAGAATAA
- a CDS encoding glycosyltransferase family 2 protein, whose protein sequence is MDVSVIIPMYNSEDTIERSIKSVLEQTYEGQLEILIINDGSADNSEKIVNKLIKENHSKTIIRIINKENGGVSSARNIGLNEAKGDLIALLDSDDEWFKNKLDIQIPYLKNRDFDFVATCRNNEKIGFPYKLINDEYAEIKLKKLLIKVVGQTSTVLFKRKILFNTGNFDENQKYSEDANYWMRISLNNKMIILNKSLVFTGGGKPAVGFSGLSANLEAMEEGVHKNIKEMYSLGKINFLEFQLIRLFSKIKYILRKMKVKRAL, encoded by the coding sequence ATGGATGTTTCTGTAATAATTCCGATGTACAATTCTGAAGATACGATCGAAAGGTCTATTAAGTCAGTATTGGAGCAAACGTATGAAGGACAATTAGAAATTCTAATTATTAATGATGGATCTGCAGATAATTCTGAAAAAATCGTCAACAAATTAATTAAAGAGAATCACTCAAAAACAATTATCAGAATTATAAATAAAGAAAATGGGGGTGTTTCATCAGCAAGAAATATTGGTTTAAATGAAGCAAAGGGCGATTTAATCGCATTACTGGACAGTGATGATGAATGGTTTAAAAATAAATTAGATATACAAATTCCGTATTTAAAAAATAGAGATTTCGATTTTGTTGCAACGTGTAGGAATAATGAAAAAATAGGCTTTCCCTACAAGTTAATTAATGATGAATATGCAGAAATTAAACTAAAAAAACTTTTAATTAAAGTAGTTGGACAAACTTCCACAGTTTTGTTTAAAAGGAAAATACTATTCAATACTGGGAATTTTGATGAAAATCAAAAGTATTCAGAAGATGCAAATTATTGGATGCGTATTTCATTGAATAATAAAATGATTATTTTGAATAAAAGCCTTGTCTTTACAGGAGGAGGGAAGCCTGCTGTTGGATTTTCAGGTCTTTCTGCTAATTTAGAAGCAATGGAAGAAGGAGTTCATAAAAATATTAAAGAGATGTATAGTCTAGGGAAGATAAATTTTTTAGAATTTCAATTGATTCGTCTTTTCTCTAAAATTAAATATATTCTAAGAAAAATGAAAGTCAAAAGAGCACTATAA
- a CDS encoding DapH/DapD/GlmU-related protein: protein MYFKFFWIIRAVCYKPFFGKFLMPSYIGKPVYLHGVKNIFIEKNVRLFPNIRMEVHGKDASINIGEDVGIAQNVHITSGSNLNIGKSSTILANVFITNIDHDYTTIGVNILKQKMIIKDTEIGENCFIGIGAAIQAGTILGNHCVVGANSVVKGIFPDYSIIAGVPAKIIKRYNTQSGLWEKTNSEGTFLN from the coding sequence ATGTATTTTAAATTTTTTTGGATAATTAGAGCTGTATGTTATAAGCCTTTTTTTGGGAAATTTTTGATGCCTTCATATATTGGAAAGCCAGTTTATTTGCATGGTGTAAAAAACATTTTTATTGAAAAAAATGTTCGATTATTTCCAAATATTCGCATGGAAGTACATGGTAAGGATGCAAGTATAAATATTGGAGAAGATGTCGGCATAGCTCAAAATGTCCATATAACATCTGGATCTAATCTTAATATAGGTAAATCTTCTACAATATTAGCAAATGTATTTATTACTAATATTGATCATGACTACACAACAATAGGAGTGAATATCTTAAAGCAAAAAATGATAATCAAAGACACAGAAATTGGAGAAAATTGTTTTATTGGTATTGGAGCGGCAATTCAAGCAGGCACAATATTGGGGAATCATTGTGTTGTAGGAGCAAATTCGGTCGTCAAAGGGATATTTCCAGATTATTCGATAATAGCAGGTGTACCTGCTAAAATTATAAAAAGATATAATACACAAAGTGGACTATGGGAGAAAACGAATTCTGAAGGAACATTTTTAAATTAA
- a CDS encoding SDR family NAD(P)-dependent oxidoreductase: MKNILITGGAGFIGSNLALKLIEKGYKITVLDNLSKQIHGDNPEITSTLYRSIKDKVTFIEGTVTSREDWKKALENQNIIVHFAAETGTGQSMYCIEKYTEVNIKGTAIMLDLLANNKYSVEKVIIASSRSIYGEGKYEHPKLGIVYPSHRNEKNMLEGDFEVRYKDSEILKLLPTDEESKIHPSSVYGITKQNQEQMVMTVCPTLGISPVSFRYQNVYGPGQSLSNPYTGILSIFSTQIRNNNGIQIFEDGKETRDFVFIDDVVDATVRGIEKEEANGNIFNVGTGVATDVLTVANSLISAYKIDVAVTITGKFRLGDIRHNYADLTKISSLLGFEPKVLFADGIKKFSSWVLEQEIQEDKLTKSLEEMKMKGLLK; this comes from the coding sequence ATGAAAAATATATTAATAACAGGTGGAGCAGGATTTATAGGTAGTAACTTGGCGCTTAAACTAATTGAAAAAGGTTATAAGATTACAGTATTAGATAATCTTTCAAAACAAATACATGGAGACAATCCCGAGATTACATCAACTTTATATAGAAGTATAAAAGATAAAGTTACTTTTATTGAAGGAACTGTTACTTCAAGAGAAGATTGGAAAAAAGCTTTAGAAAACCAAAATATAATAGTGCATTTTGCAGCCGAAACAGGAACTGGGCAATCAATGTATTGTATTGAAAAGTATACAGAGGTGAATATCAAAGGAACTGCAATAATGCTTGATTTGTTAGCAAATAATAAATATTCAGTCGAAAAAGTTATAATTGCCTCTTCAAGATCTATTTACGGAGAAGGGAAGTATGAACATCCTAAATTGGGCATTGTGTATCCTTCGCATAGAAATGAGAAAAATATGCTAGAAGGTGATTTTGAAGTAAGATATAAAGATTCTGAGATTCTAAAATTATTACCAACTGATGAAGAATCAAAGATACATCCATCATCTGTTTATGGCATAACGAAGCAAAATCAAGAACAAATGGTTATGACAGTGTGTCCAACTTTGGGGATTTCTCCTGTGTCATTCAGATATCAAAACGTTTATGGTCCAGGGCAATCTTTATCAAATCCTTATACGGGAATTCTTTCAATATTTTCTACCCAAATTAGAAACAATAATGGGATTCAAATTTTTGAAGATGGTAAAGAAACAAGAGATTTTGTTTTTATTGATGATGTGGTTGATGCTACAGTTAGAGGTATTGAAAAAGAGGAAGCAAATGGTAATATTTTTAATGTTGGAACAGGAGTAGCAACGGATGTATTGACAGTTGCAAATTCTTTAATTTCTGCATACAAAATTGACGTTGCAGTAACAATTACAGGTAAGTTTAGATTGGGAGATATTAGACATAATTACGCTGATTTGACAAAGATTTCGTCATTGCTTGGATTCGAACCTAAAGTCCTTTTCGCTGATGGTATAAAAAAATTTAGTTCGTGGGTACTAGAACAAGAAATTCAAGAAGATAAACTAACTAAATCTCTTGAGGAAATGAAAATGAAGGGATTGCTAAAATGA
- a CDS encoding CgeB family protein: MKLREYLHNKNIIFFSVQTFNLEKEIIGKLKEYGAFVDYYDERPSNNIFAKGIIRLKRSVYQHRIDKYYKNILHQVAHKKYDILFVNRGEVVPGFFLEEFKKLQPKCEMVFYTWDSFTNHTHPTTILKYFDKKFTFDSDDAVKYNINFRPLFYLDSYKSIKEEKNKWEYDLLFLGTAHSDRYEISTKIIQWSENQGFKCFSYYFMHSRLVYFYKKKYDQTFKKFDFKKLSFKSLTKNEILELYRKTNVILDINHPGQKGLTMRTFEALGAGKKLITTNKEIEKYSFYSPNNVYIINRDNIILDKGFFETVYEDVNQELYYKASIEGWLYCVFVEKDLNYWIKEIA, from the coding sequence ATGAAACTTAGAGAATATCTGCATAATAAGAATATAATTTTCTTCTCTGTACAAACATTTAATTTAGAGAAAGAGATTATTGGAAAGCTTAAAGAATATGGGGCGTTTGTAGATTACTATGATGAAAGACCATCCAATAATATTTTTGCAAAAGGAATAATAAGGTTAAAAAGAAGCGTCTACCAACATAGGATTGATAAGTATTATAAAAATATACTTCATCAAGTCGCTCATAAAAAATATGACATATTATTTGTAAATAGAGGAGAGGTTGTTCCAGGTTTTTTTCTTGAAGAATTTAAAAAACTTCAGCCAAAATGTGAAATGGTGTTTTATACATGGGATTCTTTTACAAACCATACACACCCAACAACAATATTGAAGTATTTTGACAAAAAATTCACTTTTGATTCTGATGATGCTGTAAAGTATAATATTAATTTTAGGCCTCTTTTTTACTTAGACTCTTACAAATCTATTAAAGAAGAAAAGAATAAATGGGAATATGATTTGCTTTTTTTAGGAACTGCACACTCCGATAGATATGAAATAAGTACAAAAATAATTCAGTGGAGTGAAAATCAAGGATTTAAATGTTTTTCTTATTATTTTATGCATAGTAGACTCGTTTATTTTTATAAAAAGAAATATGATCAGACTTTTAAAAAATTTGATTTTAAAAAGCTAAGTTTTAAAAGTCTGACAAAAAATGAAATTTTGGAATTATACAGAAAAACAAATGTCATTCTAGATATTAATCATCCTGGACAAAAGGGATTAACTATGAGAACATTTGAAGCATTAGGGGCTGGTAAAAAATTAATTACAACTAATAAAGAAATTGAAAAGTACAGTTTTTATAGTCCTAATAATGTTTATATAATTAATAGAGATAATATTATTTTAGATAAAGGTTTCTTTGAAACGGTGTATGAAGATGTAAATCAAGAATTGTATTACAAAGCTTCTATAGAAGGTTGGCTATACTGCGTATTTGTAGAAAAAGATTTGAATTATTGGATAAAAGAAATTGCATAG
- a CDS encoding NAD-dependent epimerase/dehydratase family protein → MEILMTGATGFVGSYLRVYLEKKRNTIKTASFRYQTNQSFDFKENAIVHLAGKAHDIKNVSRPSDYYEANFELTKQVFDSFLKSEATVFVYLSSVKAVADNIDGVLTEDIAPNPQTHYGISKRQAEEYLLSKELPLGKRLYILRPCMIHGPGNKGNLNLLYNFVSKNLPWPLGAFDNRRSFLSVENICFVINELLETKEIPNGIYHVADDDSLSTNELIKTIGANLSKKSVIWKVSPFGIKAIARMGDYLSLPLNSERLNKLTENYVVSNSKIKKALKKEFPVATKEGLAITIKSFNKI, encoded by the coding sequence ATGGAGATTTTAATGACAGGTGCTACAGGTTTTGTAGGAAGTTATCTAAGAGTTTATTTGGAAAAAAAACGAAATACTATTAAAACGGCGAGTTTTCGTTATCAAACTAATCAAAGTTTTGATTTTAAAGAAAACGCAATTGTGCATTTGGCAGGAAAAGCTCATGACATCAAGAATGTTTCAAGACCTAGTGACTATTATGAAGCCAATTTCGAATTAACGAAACAAGTTTTTGATTCCTTTTTAAAGTCTGAAGCAACTGTTTTTGTTTATTTAAGTTCTGTAAAAGCTGTAGCAGATAATATTGATGGAGTATTGACTGAAGATATTGCACCAAATCCCCAAACACATTATGGTATTTCAAAAAGGCAGGCAGAAGAATATCTTTTAAGCAAAGAATTGCCCTTGGGCAAAAGATTATATATTCTAAGACCTTGTATGATTCATGGCCCGGGAAATAAAGGAAACTTAAATTTACTGTATAATTTTGTTTCAAAAAACTTGCCTTGGCCTTTAGGGGCTTTTGACAATCGTCGCTCTTTTTTAAGTGTAGAAAATATTTGTTTTGTAATAAATGAATTGTTAGAAACTAAAGAAATTCCTAATGGTATTTATCATGTTGCAGATGATGATTCGTTATCAACAAATGAATTGATTAAAACAATTGGAGCGAACTTAAGTAAAAAAAGTGTCATTTGGAAAGTTTCTCCTTTTGGAATAAAAGCAATTGCAAGAATGGGAGACTATTTGTCACTGCCATTAAATTCAGAAAGACTGAATAAATTAACTGAAAATTACGTTGTAAGTAATTCAAAAATTAAAAAAGCTCTAAAAAAAGAGTTTCCAGTAGCAACAAAAGAAGGATTAGCTATAACGATAAAATCCTTTAATAAAATATAA